A region of Ornithodoros turicata isolate Travis chromosome 5, ASM3712646v1, whole genome shotgun sequence DNA encodes the following proteins:
- the LOC135395804 gene encoding tigger transposable element-derived protein 6-like codes for MCGVEEKFKGTQGWLRAFRARHGIVFKCVSGEERSAPQDAVQGWRDQEMKQVLSQYAPEDIFNADETALFFKLLPECTLAVKNDNCKGGKKSKERISVLLCCNMTGTAKLKPLVIGKSRNPRAFKNVRSLPVDYRWNQKAWMTSAIFTEWLLQLEKKMKEQKRHIALILDNCSAHCKVPKMTYVTSAASSTELYVGASTPRPRHYSLAQVALPKTDARENPRQHRSKSSKTNEHRYPPGH; via the coding sequence ATGTGTGGTGTCGAAGAGAAATTCAAAGGAACGCAGGGGTGGCTCCGAGCCTTTCGTGCACGGCACGGCATCGTCTTCAAGTGTGTGTCAGGAGAAGAGAGGTCGGCCCCTCAAGATGCTGTGCAAGGTTGGCGAGACCAAGAAATGAAACAGGTGCTGTCACAGTATGCCCCAGAAGACATTTTTAATGCGGATGAGACCGCGCTGTTTTTCAAGCTGCTACCAGAGTGTACGCTGGCAGTGAAGAATGACAATTGCAAGGGAGGGAAAAAATCCAAGGAACGCATTTCGGTCCTCCTTTGCTGTAACATGACCGGGACAGCGAAGCTGAAGCCGCTAGTGATAGGCAAGTCTCGAAATCCACGCGCATTCAAGAACGTACGCAGCCTCCCGGTAGACTACAGATGGAACCAGAAAGCCTGGATGACTTCGGCGATATTCACCGAATGGCTGCTGCAgctagaaaagaaaatgaaggaacaGAAAAGGCACATCGCTCTCATCCTGGACAACTGTTCTGCACACTGCAAAGTTCCCAAGATGACGTACGTCACGAGTGCTGCTTCTTCCACCGAACTGTACGTCGGTGCTTCAACCCCTCGACCAAGGCATTATTCGCTCGCTCAAGTCGCATTACCGAAGACGGATGCTAGAGAAAATCCTCGTCAACATCGAAGCAAAAGTTCCAAAACCAACGAACATAGATATCCGCCAGGCCACTGA
- the LOC135395805 gene encoding uncharacterized protein LOC135395805 encodes LKVAVFISQLYTLRGRVHSFGLLDGMGNTFAEHLWRLSLSTLLGSLKKAKTVDPTPQGVIVLGSHSVPECVTKVLGLGPKFSLQPATSKAEVLGYIRNVARPLPEDAQASCIGQAVGAVKSTALPRSRLRQMKQVVQYSESADVNLVTADKEGGFVVVPRQLYVHKSEEALDKNFRKASADDERKARTKVLDICGSADLLQLAKNVRSRKEKFLKVFYTAKTHKDGVPFRAIVSENGTWQKCVSLFLQRHLSELDVPDPFVIPNSGPVVDYLKGESRKNMTVFSVDVVDLFYSIPHVQLLQSVEDIIERSGGVRFQNNAGVSISTFMELLTVYLSSTVVQNSGQFYIQKKGTPIGSCVSPVLRGIFLAAVDNQVYETLKDRCIFRIFRYVDDYLIFFTDSDSSRMDTHYILDLFKANAGGLDFTFELPVKGCIQFLDIRMVDSVFHKCWSYHPRSRKAVLPFSSCHTKIVKRGIVRTMLRSALNKSCEHEMQHSFQAQLGKLAAGGYPDTLTQSVSETLITEMRQASTTERRRPEGRPVCIPYVHKISHNIKKVAERHGVPVVLSAPVKLQQLCSRVNNPKPRRGCEVQHKRPFVKCDTSLVYKIPLTCGKYYIGQTGRCLSVRLLEHAAALKNTPSGHLALHVRDCGCTPSFDRTCTLAKHPNQTVREIHEAFNIFQHGPDCVSSPSIALSSAECSYLNDSRTDRDIAV; translated from the exons CTTAAGGTGGCTGTGTTTATATCTCAATTGT ACACCTTGAGGGGTCGGGTCCACAGTTTTGGCCTTCTTGA CGGCATGGGGAACACCTTCGCTGAGCACTTGTGGAGGTTGAGCTTGTCGACGCTGCTCGGTTCACTCAAGAAGGCCAAAACTGTGGACCCGACCCCTCAAGGTGTTATTGTGTTGGGGAGCCATTCTGTGCCCGAATGTGTGACGAAGGTCCTCGGCCTTGGGCCCAAGTTCAGTCTACAGCCGGCAACCAGTAAGGCTGAAGTCCTGGGGTACATTAGGAATGTAGCCAGGCCCCTGCCGGAAGATGCTCAGGCTTCCTGTATTGGCCAAGCGGTAGGAGCAGTTAAAAGCACGGCTCTACCTAGGTCACGGTTACGACAAATGAAACAAGTTGTGCAGTACTCCGAGTCTGCGGATGTCAATCTCGTTACGGCGGACAAGGAGGGTGGATTTGTTGTAGTTCCTCGGCAACTTTACGTCCacaagagcgaagaggcactgGACAAGAATTTCCGGAAGGCTTCGGCGGACGATGAAAGGAAGGCACGAACCAAGGTGTTGGACATTTGTGGAAGTGCTGATCTTCTGCAGCTAGCAAAGAATGTGAGAAGCCGCAAAGAGAAGTTCCTTAAAGTCTTCTACACGGCAAAAACTCACAAAGACGGTGTCCCCTTCAGAGCTATTGTTTCGGAGAATGGGACCTGGCAAAAATGTGTGTCGTTGTTTCTGCAGCGTCATCTTTCTGAACTCGATGTTCCGGACCCTTTTGTTATACCCAACTCCGGACCTGTTGTGGATTACCTCAAGGGAGAGTCAAGGAAAAACATGACCGTTTTTTCAGTTGATGTTGTCGACCTGTTTTACTCAATTCCACATGTCCAACTCCTACAGTCAGTGGAGGATATCATCGAGCGCTCGGGAGGAGTACGGTTCCAGAATAATGCGGGAGTCTCCATTTCGACGTTCATGGAGCTACTCACGGTTTATCTGTCTTCGACCGTAGTTCAAAACTCTGGACAGTTCTACATTCAGAAGAAAGGAACTCCCATCGGCTCGTGTGTTTCACCGGTTTTACGCGGGATATTCCTGGCCGCTGTGGACAATCAGGTCTACGAAACATTGAAGGATAGGTGCATCTTTAGGATTTTTCGCTACGTGGACGATTACTTAATTTTTTTCACAGATTCGGATTCCTCGAGGATGGATACACACTATATTTTAGATCTATTCAAAGCCAACGCCGGTGGCCTCGATTTTACCTTCGAACTGCCTGTGAAAGGTTGCATTCAGTTTTTGGACATTAGAATGGTTGATTCTGTGTTTCACAAATGCTGGTCCTACCACCCGAGGTCCAGGAAGGCCGTACTCCCTTTTAGTTCTTGCCATACCAAAATTGTCAAGAGGGGCATTGTTCGAACCATGTTGCGCTCTGCGCTCAACAAGTCTTGTGAACATGAGATGCAGCACAGCTTCCAAGCACAGCTGGGGAAGTTGGCAGCTGGTGGATACCCGGACACCCTCACCCAATCTGTGTCAGAGACCCTCATCACCGAGATGCGGCAGGCCTCGACCACAGAGAGGAGGAGGCCCGAAGGAAGACCAGTCTGCATTCCTTATGTACATAAAATTTCGCACAACATCAAGAAAGTAGCCGAAAGACATGGTGTCCCAGTGGTCCTGTCCGCTCCGGTGAAGCTACAACAGCTGTGCTCCAGAGTCAATAACCCCAAGCCACGTCGGGGTTGTGAAGTCCAGCATAAGAGGCCTTTCGTAAAATGTGACACATCTTTGGTTTATAAAATCCCTTTGACCTGCGGCAAGTACTATATAGGGCAGACTGGAAGGTGTCTTAGTGTTAGGTTACTTGAACATGCAGCTGCACTAAAAAACACGCCCAGTGGTCACCTTGCACTACATGTAAGGGATTGCGGTTGTACACCGTCATTTGACCGCACGTGCACGCTTGCCAAGCATCCCAATCAGACAGTGAGGGAGATACACGAGGCCTTCAACATTTTTCAGCATGGTCCCGATTGTGTTAGCTCCCCTTCAATAGCCTTGTCTTCTGCGGAATGTAGTTATCTAAATGACAGTCGCACAGATCGTGATATCGCCGTTTGA